A stretch of the Candidatus Reconcilbacillus cellulovorans genome encodes the following:
- a CDS encoding manganese transporter, whose amino-acid sequence MSGLGVWRAWKTVALLAWAAVLSACSASGAAPGGATVGDRPIRATATTGMIADLVRRVGGDRVEVTALMRPGVDPHLYKASQGDLRRLERADVVFYNGLYLEGKMEKILESLGRRKAVVAVTRDIGPDRLLRVQGIGDKAQYDPHVWFDVRLWMIALDTVREELTRLDPAHADVYRRNAEAYRAELEALDRYARLRIASVPKERRVLVTAHDAFQYFGRAYDIEVRGLQGVSTAAETGTKDVTDLRDMLVRRGIKAVFVETSVPEDRIRAVIEGAAELGHRVVLGGSLYSDSTGPEGTPEGTYVGMFRHNVDAIVDALK is encoded by the coding sequence GTGTCGGGATTGGGCGTTTGGCGCGCGTGGAAAACCGTCGCGTTGCTCGCTTGGGCGGCGGTGTTGTCGGCCTGTTCGGCCTCTGGGGCGGCGCCGGGCGGCGCGACGGTCGGCGACCGGCCGATCCGCGCAACGGCGACGACCGGGATGATCGCCGATCTCGTCCGACGTGTCGGCGGGGACAGGGTCGAAGTGACGGCCCTGATGCGCCCGGGCGTCGACCCGCACCTGTACAAGGCGTCGCAGGGCGACCTTCGCCGGCTGGAGCGGGCGGACGTCGTGTTTTACAACGGTCTTTACTTGGAAGGTAAAATGGAAAAAATTTTGGAAAGCCTCGGACGCCGCAAGGCGGTCGTCGCCGTCACGCGCGACATCGGTCCGGACCGGCTGCTTCGCGTCCAAGGCATAGGGGACAAGGCGCAGTACGACCCGCACGTCTGGTTCGACGTGCGGCTGTGGATGATCGCATTGGATACGGTGCGGGAAGAACTTACAAGGCTTGATCCCGCGCACGCGGATGTGTATCGGCGCAACGCCGAGGCATATCGAGCCGAGCTTGAAGCGCTCGACCGGTATGCTCGGCTGCGGATCGCGTCGGTGCCGAAAGAACGCCGCGTGCTGGTGACGGCGCACGACGCGTTCCAGTATTTCGGACGCGCCTACGACATCGAGGTCAGGGGGTTGCAGGGCGTCAGCACGGCCGCGGAGACGGGCACGAAAGACGTGACCGATCTCCGAGACATGCTCGTGCGCCGCGGCATCAAGGCGGTGTTCGTCGAGACGAGCGTTCCGGAAGACCGCATCCGCGCGGTGATCGAAGGCGCGGCGGAGCTGGGGCACCGCGTCGTGCTCGGCGGTTCGCTCTATTCGGATTCGACGGGACCGGAAGGGACGCCGGAAGGTACGTATGTCGGCATGTTCCGGCATAACGTCGACGCGATCGTCGACGCGTTGAAGTGA
- a CDS encoding manganese ABC transporter ATP-binding protein, whose amino-acid sequence MAAETEPEASPLVVRDLTAAYRGEPVLRCVNLALPEGRLIGLIGPNGAGKSTLLKAVLGLIPVLSGEVLVFGMSYRKCRRLVGYVPQRESVDWDFPTDALDVVVMGLYGRLGWFRRPGKKEREIAMECLEKVGMAVYADRQIGQLSGGQQQRVFLARALAQDARLYLMDEPFAGVDAATEKAIVGLLGELKSRGKTVVVVHHDLSTVRDYFDWVVLLNREVVAAGPTDEVFRPELLQRTYGGRLAVFRENGAPARAEG is encoded by the coding sequence GTGGCCGCGGAGACGGAGCCTGAGGCTTCGCCGCTCGTCGTCCGCGACTTGACGGCGGCGTACCGCGGCGAGCCTGTGCTTCGATGCGTGAATCTCGCACTGCCGGAAGGGCGGCTGATCGGGCTGATCGGGCCGAACGGCGCAGGAAAATCGACGTTGCTGAAAGCGGTGCTCGGGCTTATTCCCGTGCTGTCGGGTGAGGTGCTCGTTTTCGGCATGTCGTACCGCAAATGTCGGCGGCTCGTCGGCTACGTACCCCAACGCGAATCGGTCGACTGGGATTTCCCGACGGACGCGCTCGACGTCGTCGTGATGGGGCTTTACGGCCGTCTCGGTTGGTTTCGCCGGCCCGGTAAAAAAGAACGCGAAATTGCGATGGAATGTCTGGAAAAAGTAGGCATGGCGGTGTATGCCGACCGGCAGATCGGTCAGCTGAGCGGCGGCCAGCAACAGCGCGTGTTTCTCGCGCGAGCGTTGGCGCAGGACGCCCGGCTTTATCTGATGGACGAACCGTTCGCCGGCGTCGACGCCGCGACGGAGAAAGCGATCGTCGGTCTGCTCGGCGAGCTGAAAAGTCGGGGCAAAACGGTCGTCGTCGTGCACCACGATCTGTCGACGGTGCGCGACTATTTCGACTGGGTCGTCCTGCTGAACCGCGAAGTCGTCGCCGCCGGGCCGACGGACGAGGTGTTCCGGCCGGAGCTCTTGCAGCGGACATACGGCGGACGGCTGGCGGTGTTCCGCGAAAACGGCGCGCCGGCGCGCGCAGAGGGGTGA
- a CDS encoding 1,4-alpha-glucan branching enzyme — translation MATADTASQFKASRQKTGDFGISRTELYLFNRGELFHSYRIFGAHPMTYRGRRGVRFAVWAPNARSVRVVGNFNGWDGSRHPMRQLGTTGVWATFVPGLDEGALYKYEIETPDGRRVLKADPFAFRAELRPNTASIVVDLANQHAWRDERWRREKRKRCVYREPVLIYEVHLGSWKNRGEEQFYTYDEIADDLLDYVCSMGYTHIELLPIAEHPLDASWGYQVTGYYAATSRYGTPGQLMELIDRCHERGIGVIVDWVPAHFCKDDHGLRLFDGTPIYEGSDPNRAEKPLWGTLMFDYGRTEVQSFLISNALFWMDVYHVDGLRIDAVASMIDLNFDKPEHMRTFNRRGGTENDEAIAFLKKLNEVVFRYYPDALMIAEDSSAWPGVTAPTHTGGLGFNFKWNMGWMNDSLRYMALPPSERPHHHHLMTFSLLYAYSENFVLPLSHDEVVHGKRSLLNKMPGGYEDKFANLRAYYGYWMTHPGKKLLFMGCEFAQFDEWKDRLQLDWMLLDFDMHRKMLEYVRTLNRLYRSLPALWELDFDAAGFEWIDVHNAAQSVYIYFRRASDGSHAVAVCNFSDRFYERFRFGVPSASDYRIAINSDELRFGGRGLGLHSGETVAAEPIPWHGRERSLETALPPLSFLLLVPDSRKEAPTCDARNGSRCCSPEERVNGSAS, via the coding sequence ATGGCAACGGCCGATACCGCTTCGCAATTCAAAGCATCCCGTCAAAAGACGGGAGACTTCGGAATTTCAAGAACCGAACTCTACTTATTCAACCGAGGGGAACTGTTCCACAGCTACCGGATTTTCGGCGCCCACCCGATGACCTACCGCGGCAGGCGCGGCGTCCGGTTCGCCGTCTGGGCGCCCAACGCGCGGTCAGTCCGCGTCGTCGGCAACTTCAACGGCTGGGACGGCAGCCGCCATCCGATGCGGCAACTCGGCACGACGGGCGTTTGGGCGACGTTCGTGCCCGGCCTCGACGAAGGCGCGCTCTACAAGTACGAGATCGAGACGCCGGACGGCCGCCGCGTGCTGAAAGCCGACCCGTTCGCGTTTAGGGCGGAACTTCGGCCGAACACCGCTTCCATCGTCGTCGATCTGGCCAACCAGCACGCCTGGCGCGACGAACGGTGGCGCCGCGAAAAACGCAAGCGCTGCGTTTACCGGGAACCGGTGCTCATTTACGAAGTCCATCTCGGCTCGTGGAAAAACCGCGGCGAGGAGCAGTTCTATACTTACGACGAGATCGCCGACGACCTGCTCGACTACGTGTGCTCCATGGGCTATACCCACATCGAACTGCTGCCGATCGCCGAACACCCGCTCGATGCTTCGTGGGGTTACCAGGTGACCGGCTACTACGCTGCAACAAGTCGTTACGGAACGCCCGGGCAGCTGATGGAACTGATCGACCGCTGCCACGAGCGCGGCATCGGCGTCATCGTCGACTGGGTGCCCGCCCATTTCTGCAAGGACGATCACGGGCTTAGGCTGTTCGACGGCACGCCGATCTACGAAGGTTCGGATCCGAATCGGGCGGAAAAACCGCTCTGGGGGACGCTTATGTTCGACTACGGCCGGACGGAAGTGCAAAGTTTCCTGATCTCGAACGCGCTGTTCTGGATGGACGTCTACCACGTCGACGGACTCCGCATCGACGCGGTGGCCAGCATGATCGACCTTAACTTTGACAAGCCGGAACATATGCGGACGTTCAACCGGCGCGGCGGCACGGAAAACGACGAGGCGATCGCCTTTCTCAAGAAACTGAACGAAGTCGTCTTTCGCTACTATCCCGACGCGCTTATGATCGCCGAAGATTCATCCGCGTGGCCGGGCGTCACCGCTCCGACCCATACCGGCGGTCTCGGCTTCAACTTTAAATGGAACATGGGCTGGATGAACGACTCGCTGCGTTATATGGCCCTTCCGCCGTCGGAACGCCCGCATCATCACCATTTAATGACGTTTTCGCTGCTTTACGCATATTCGGAAAATTTCGTCCTTCCGCTTTCGCACGACGAAGTGGTGCACGGGAAACGATCGCTGCTCAACAAAATGCCGGGCGGATACGAAGATAAATTCGCGAACCTGCGAGCGTATTACGGTTATTGGATGACACATCCAGGAAAGAAATTACTTTTCATGGGTTGTGAATTCGCTCAATTCGATGAATGGAAAGATCGGCTCCAGTTGGACTGGATGCTGCTCGATTTCGACATGCACCGCAAGATGCTAGAATACGTACGGACGCTCAACCGGTTGTACCGGAGCCTTCCGGCGCTTTGGGAGCTCGACTTCGACGCGGCCGGCTTCGAATGGATCGACGTTCACAACGCGGCTCAGTCGGTCTATATCTATTTCCGCCGCGCGTCGGACGGGTCGCACGCCGTCGCCGTTTGCAATTTTTCGGACCGGTTCTACGAGCGTTTCCGCTTCGGCGTCCCTTCGGCAAGCGATTACCGGATCGCAATCAACAGCGACGAACTTAGGTTTGGCGGGCGTGGCCTCGGCTTGCACTCCGGCGAGACGGTCGCCGCCGAACCGATTCCCTGGCACGGACGGGAAAGGAGCCTCGAAACGGCCCTTCCGCCGCTGTCGTTTCTGCTACTCGTGCCGGATTCCCGAAAGGAGGCCCCGACATGCGACGCAAGGAATGGATCGCGATGCTGCTCGCCGGAGGAGAGGGTAAACGGCTCGGCGTCCTGA